tctagttagAAACATCTATGTTAATAAATATCATGATACTTTAGTAGGTGAAAGTAAgaagttataatattttcattgtaTGAGAGTTAGAACAATTTTGTTATCtttattcaatatatttgtttttaataaaatcccTTGATTCAACGTCATTTGTTATTGCTAGTGTTTGAAGTTCATGCAACTCAATAGGGTTTTTAAGTCATAAGAAATATGGAGTTTGGTCAAACAATATACATATAATTAGACTTGAAATGTTGAATCAACATGTTGTTTATACGAGTCAAGATAAGCGTGGCAAGAACTCAACACACATAAAACATagagaaatatataattaaattaaaacgaAGAAcgagtaaagaaaaataatattatcatcatattttttattcatttgccTCTTTTCATTCCACTTTAAAAAAAACGGttgacaaaaaattaaaactgaaaatacttaattaaaaaaataaatacgaCTAAAAGTAactaaacaatatataaaaataataataccacgaatttcatatttttaaaaattattctgaCTCCcttatttattatcaaataataaaagttaatttcatCTTCactcttccttttatttattcttaactAATCAGATAAATCATTAGTATGTGTACAAACATTAAGAACACCTTTTATACGACATACTTTTCTTTCCTTACATCACTATACTATAATTTATTTGCTGTATGTAATTAAGTTTGTATAAAATTGTGTATACGGTGCGTGCAATTAATATCtcttattaattttaatgagACGACTTAGGTGAGTTACATATATGTTTGACAAAGAAGAAAGGTGATAATGTATTTAATTAACATGATAGTTAACctaatgatattattattagagcAATTAAAATAGATTTGAGTCTACCATTAGACGTGATAATTgcttacaaaattaatttgatcAAACTATATATAAGTTGTCTCTTAAATTGTATGAGATCattgtttatttgaatattttaactTACGGTTTGAATGGTAATTAATTTTGATGGTAGGTTGGTAGACTTAGTTGACCAActttataaaatgattatatatttgtatttaaagtaaatgtaatattattcttttaaaaagcACGAacacaaaacacacacacacacacatatatatatatatatatatatatatatatatatatatatatatatattgaataattatatataaaattaacataattgattttgtctaaacatctcaattttttatttaataaaatctaaattattacaaaattatatagtttagaataaaattttattattattttattgaaaatttcaattacaaaaatattttattaaaaatatctaagacatgttatttattttaatgaaactttttctttaatcgaccaataattaatataaaataaataaataaataagttgttTTCATAGATATTCACACAATATCATTAAAGAATAATTActgacaaaaaataaaaataaaacagtcATCCAACAGATAGTCTTACTAACTAAAAATGAAACATATGATCCTCGTACCATACCTTCTAACCAAAAAgtataagaaaatgaaattaaaaataataaaatttgaatgaaataaaCGAGAATAGTTTATACTCtatgtataaattttatattctttatttatgtgtatttgagtgagaataataaataaattagacgTCACCGACactgtatatattatatattaccccaataatattatttcttcatCATGTGCTTTTATTCCCAGGATTTAAATTCGTATAAAACTTAACTccagtttgattttttttttctttctgaacAGGCATAATTTCGGGACTAATGAACgctttattcaaaattttcttacATATAATGTTAACCGAGTTCCtacattttataattagttaaaaatggccaaaatccataaaaaaatacatttcataTGTATAAATGTATTTTTCGTTATTCTTTGTATTCTTCAAATATAATGTATAAAGatagtcatttaataaaattattgtattttaaaaaatgaatagtgaaaATGATAAGAAACCGTCTTGTATAATTCttacatataataaatttgatttaacttAGAATAAATTCAAATTGTTTCTTAATTTACTATATaatcaaacattaaattatgtttaaaaaatggCTTAAgaaaaacctttttcttttttttatttaaaagaaaaatgatattttgacagtACAAATATTTAGTGTTGTTAAAATGGTTTATTGAACCAATCTAACTCACTTATTATTAGCTAGTTGAAATAAATTCGAACTTGATTTAACCTATTATGGTTGGTGGAGTTAATCCACTTACTCATGATTTATTATtagtgataattttttttcaaattctaaaataataataataactttctaattaaaatctaaataatttcAGTAAATATACGATgttaaattcaaaaatttatttaaaataaaaaaaaacaatacaatcaaaatataattcaaaattattttaaactctaaaataataaaaaaatcaattaaaaaacaaaatgaggTAAATTGATGAAATAATTCAATTCACCACGAATTTAACTTGAAAAATagtaaatcaaatttaaaattcactaatattaattattttttaatttaatcagaGTCAAACCCATAATAAATCTAATAAATCGAATTAACTCACTGATTTGAACCTGTTTaacaacattaataaaaattttatatttatttaacatcatttttcatattttttaatctttaaaaatataaaaaattattttctataagtattttatcttatattaactttcaaataaatataaaaatatatcaccTTACCattaattcatataaaatataaaataggaaGATATACCACCAAAGCAGCTTCATAAGGTGCAGAAAACTGTGACACCAGAAGGTTCTGAGTATTGATTAGCGAGCTTTCGTGTTTTCCTAGAACCCAATATCTTTAATGGTCTCTGCTCCTTTTCTCATACAAGCTTGAAAGAAGAACCAGAAATTTCAAGGGAAAAGAAAAGATGAGACTTGGATTTGCTTCTTGGAGCTTCATCCTATGCACCCTACTCATCCTTTTGGTAAGATCCAGTTGTGCTATTCAAATAAACTAAGCCATATCTCTGTTGACTTCCATAGGCAGATCTTACAACTTGGCTTTTCTTCCTCTGGTTCTTGAAAATGTTCTtttgtcttttgctttttttCCTTTGCTTGAAACGATTTTGCTTCGttagttaatttttatcatCGTGTTGTTGATCTGACAGCGATTGATTTACAGAAATTTTTGCATGGTCTACTTAGATTATTCAACTTTCTTTGTCTTCTTGGTTGACGTTGCAGATTCTGCAAGAGGGTGGAGCTAGAAAGATATCCACAACATCAAGCAGAGAAATTGAACTGAAGGAAGCATCCTATAATTTGCAGAAGTTTGCAACAGAGGGTCTTGTACTCGACAGCATTATTCAGCTTGAAGGCGCTGATATaaacttgaagaagaagaagaagcatgtCCATGATGACGGCgagaatgaaaatgatgatgacgacaagaagaaggagaaggggaaGAAATATAAAAGCGAAAAGATCATTGAAAGTGATAATCACAAACACATGGCCCCTGAACTGAATGTGTTTTTCACCCCAGATGATTTGAAGGTTGGGAAAATCATGCCCATCTACTTTTCCAAGAAAAACTCTTCAAAGTCTCCAAAATTTCTAACCAGAGAAGAAACTGACAAGGTTCCCTTCTCCTCAAAACACCTACCATACCTTCTGAAATTCTTCTCCATCCCAAAACACTCACCCCAAGCCAAGGCTATGAAGTATACACTCAAACAATGCGAATTCGAAAACATGGAAGGAGAAACCAAGTTCTGTGCCACATCTTTGGAGTCCTTGTTTGATTTTGCACACGGTCTGTTTGGTTCAAATACACAGTTCAAAGTTCTGACCACTGTCCATCTCACAAACTCAACAGCTGTTTTACAGAACTATACCATATCAGAAGTGAAAGTGATTTCGGTTCCAAACGTTATAGGGTGTCACCCTATGCCTTACCCTTATGCAGTTTTTTACTGCCACAGTCAGCAGAGTGACACCCGTCTCTATGAGGTGTTGGTGAAGGgtgaaaatggaggaagagtTCAAGCTGCAGCTATTTGCCACATGGACACCTCTAAGTGGGACCGAGATCACGTGTCATTTCGCGTTCTCAAAGTTGAACCTGGAACCTCCCCTGTTTGCCATTTCTTCCCTTCTGATAATCTAGTCATGCTACCTTTATCTGGGGCTCCATAACtacttttctgttttctgtttctgtGTACCAACCTGGTTGTACtaggaaaaatgaaaaactaggTATCTATGTTAATAAGGATGTCTTTGTGGCGTGCTTTGGAATAGAACGTTAATGTAATGCTTATCTTCTGCGTATGCTTGTTATGTGCATGTTTGTTATTCTGTCCCGCACATGTTCATGGCTACTCAATAGTTTGCTTGAACTTTTGTAGGCCAGTATCCGAGACATGTTTTGGTAGGAAATCAAATAAGTTAATAGTTTCATTAGCAAAAACGATCGAATAGGATTAAGGAAATAAATTAAAGTTGTGGTAAAAATTTCTTAAGATCCTTTTATCTTAAGTGCCTGGGAAAttggaaaattttgaattgaatggTCTATATGAGACTCAAACTCGTAAAACAAgaaagttgttatatttttttgtagtggATGAATAATTAAAGAACTatgaaagaaaatcataaatttatttttttaaaaccaagaaagttattatatattttttttatttttttcttttgagcaTTGATTTAATAAACTTGTATAATccaaaagtattttaattttttatttgagtctAAGTTTTATAAAACATCTTGATTTAGGTGAATATTGTATAAGaacttacaaaaaataaatatagaagtATTTAAAACTCTAAATGCAATGAGTTGAAAGGGTTGGGTTACACATTCCGTGATAAACtttattactatttataatatttgttgcATCTATAACAATTGTGTACTCCTTtgctaatatatttattatttttatggataaaaaattaatattaagcGAAATGTGCTGTAATGAATTAAAACTcagaatattaaattaaaataacgaTCTTCCTTAAGATTTagtcaaaaaaaaatttctaaatttctttACACTTTAAAAGTTATTGTAACAAAACATGTGTTGGTCTTATGTGTCACTTTCTTTTGttgtaagttttatttttagttattccTATTGTCGACAGACGATCAGAGTACATTAATCACAATACATCACCACTGATATACactttacattttaatataaccACTATATCTATGCAATACAATATTAACTAGCATACACTTAAACACAAATAATGTTTACTAATATGGTTAAAGTTTAAGTTGGAACTTCTACATTATTGtattaaataagaataaatatcaCAGTTTAATATCACGTTAAGATTTCAAACATTCATCTCCTTTAAACAAACATGATCCATAAAATACTCGTTATAAATTGAAGTCGAACTAAGAATCCCTTAGTGatcaaaaagaattttaaattttgataaactaAATCTTGAATTATCTTTGATCAGCCAAAAGACTAAACAGATATTATTACATAAACAAGTTTGGCTTTTTGGCCTTGTATGTCGTCTTGAGCTTCCTGGATGGTGGCCTGATTTTCTTGAAAACTAATGGAAACTTGATTTTGGAGTTGTGGAATTGCTTGGTGCTCTCCCTCTTGCAAATCTTAGCCGGGATGGTAGCGGTCTTAATAATTTGGATACATGGGGACCTCACCCTGTGACGAGATGCCATCTCATTGTACATCTGCTCAACTGCACCATTTAGAGTGGTGTCACGGTACTCCTTATACATGTTGTGATAACCGGTTCTACTTTGATACCTCAACCATATCCCATAGTTCTTAATCTTGGTTGGGTTCTTCACAAAAATCTgcacaacaaaatattaaggctaaaggttcaaaacAATATTACAACAGAAATCAGGCAGtacaaaatgtattttaaacaAAGTAgatgttataaataataaatccaaAGGCAACtttgatttaaaaaatcaaaaggaTGCCCATTAATAAGTGTAACGACAACAATAGATCAACAAATTATTAATAGAGAAGGAAAAGCGTCCGCCAAAAACATCATGAGAATTCTGCATAAACACTATGAATATAATAACATAACAACCCCAAATGACgtccaaaaataaatttcaataaaaactaACTTATCAGGTTATTGAAAAAGCAAAACAAGCATCTAAACTAAACATTACGGAAGTTCTGTATAATCATTATGGATTGATTGAACTGTACAGGGCAGTGCACAAGAAAACAGCATCACTGAAAGTATTTCAAACAGAAAAAAATCCACTGAAGGTTACTTTATTTAAACAGTTACTTTGAAAGCCGATTTCAGGCAGTAAAGGTTTCCCTAAACGGAAAGATACTTTGGGCAAAAGCAAACTTGAATGTAGTTGTGTTTAACAGATACTCTTGAGCTAAGCCAGAATCAATAAAACAAATCCGAATATGTAAGCAACAAAGACTCAACACTTAAGAAGTAAACTAAATGCAAAAACATCCGttgtaaaaggaaaatataaaacCATAGCAACAAATACTTTTTGAagtaattcttttaaaaaattaaatacaaagaaTACAGCTCAATCCCTCCATGATACACTGCATACgtggaaaataaagaaattccGTCTTTGTTATAAAAACAATCTTTCAAAGGAAAATTAAGCTATGCTTATACATTTTACTTGGTATAAGAGGAGTTATCCTTTATTCTAATTACGCGCAAAGATGTTACCAACATGAAATACTAATAGCAACTATCCAAGCCAATAACTCAATTA
This Vigna angularis cultivar LongXiaoDou No.4 chromosome 4, ASM1680809v1, whole genome shotgun sequence DNA region includes the following protein-coding sequences:
- the LOC108330706 gene encoding BURP domain-containing protein BNM2A-like, whose protein sequence is MRLGFASWSFILCTLLILLILQEGGARKISTTSSREIELKEASYNLQKFATEGLVLDSIIQLEGADINLKKKKKHVHDDGENENDDDDKKKEKGKKYKSEKIIESDNHKHMAPELNVFFTPDDLKVGKIMPIYFSKKNSSKSPKFLTREETDKVPFSSKHLPYLLKFFSIPKHSPQAKAMKYTLKQCEFENMEGETKFCATSLESLFDFAHGLFGSNTQFKVLTTVHLTNSTAVLQNYTISEVKVISVPNVIGCHPMPYPYAVFYCHSQQSDTRLYEVLVKGENGGRVQAAAICHMDTSKWDRDHVSFRVLKVEPGTSPVCHFFPSDNLVMLPLSGAP
- the LOC108330740 gene encoding 60S ribosomal protein L18a gives rise to the protein MVTFRFHQYQVVGRALPTEADQHPKIYRMKLWATNEVRAKSKFWYFLRKLKKVKKSNGQMLAINEIFVKNPTKIKNYGIWLRYQSRTGYHNMYKEYRDTTLNGAVEQMYNEMASRHRVRSPCIQIIKTATIPAKICKRESTKQFHNSKIKFPLVFKKIRPPSRKLKTTYKAKKPNLFM